ACCAGGCCGTTCTCAGTGATAGTCACGACATGCTCTTACTATTCTTGGACAAAGAGGCAGACCCTGATGCCCCATCGGGACTGGGAATGACTCCCTTGTACTATGCAGTGCGATGGGGTAATACAAAATGCGTTAAAACGCTGCTTAGGCAGCACGCCAACCCTTCTTATGACTTCATCGATGGAACGCTGCTTGAATTagcaaaagacgacgacatcaaAGGTTTGCTACTAAAAGGTACTACTAGTACGCTATTGTGAGAACAGCAAACAAAATCTATTCGTATGTGTTGCTATTGGTAGATAAGGAAGCCAAGCACCGCCAGGGCATCAGCATCAAAGATTTGCCGCGAGAAGGTATTATTCCAAGCACACATAGTACTACAGTATTGCACTTATTGTATATAGTATGCGATAACGAAGCTCAGCAGAATCAAGAAAATGTCCGCCCAATCAATTACTACTTTAAGAAGTGTAAAAACATCATGGTGGGCGATGCTAATAAGATGACTCTGAAATATCAATAACAAACTTCGCCCATTTATCTTCTGTACTGTATTTTGTTGTTATGTAAGCTCGGCTCATTAGAACCCTTGTACGGTAAGACTCTTTTTAGCTATCCCTCGCGCAGTCTACCAGAGGTTTGGGGCTCAGCCTCagtatattaattaaacacaTTGAAATCATGAGTTTTTCTACTAGAGTTCTTCATGACTATTGTCCGTCACTGGCGGCGCGTCTTCCGTGTCGCTGATATAGCCAGGATCCCCAATATACTGCGTCGGATACACCAGCAAAGGTTCGGCCGAGTAAGCATTTAAATTCCGCGGTTCAAACGCACTAAGCCACTCAGGACTAAACACCAAAGATCAATACACATTAtcaattataattatttaatcttaCTTATCGTGGGTGTCGAACATAATGGGTATGTACTCGTCGACGGGGAGAAATTTCTTCAGGGGATCCTGCGCGAGAAGTTTCCTCGCTCCCTCTAGCGACAACAGATAGCTAAGCGTCCAATAAGAATAGTTCGGCTTGACGAGCATGTCGGCACCAGGCACCAACTCCTCTTCGACGTCCTGATAATAGACTTGTTTTCTCCCGAGATAGCTTAGGATAAAAATTCAACTTTTTAGTTGGGGCCCCCTGTTGGGATCTTACATGAAATCCCAGTCTGGTACGGCGTCGTCTGCCTGTTCTAGTAGAGTCCTGAGGTTGTTTAGAAAGTCGGGTTCAAATTTGAGATCGTCTTCGAAAACTAGAACTCTTTGTAATTCTTTTTCGTTGACCTATAAGCGCTCTATAACATTCTCTTCTAAGAAAACGGTCCCCTTACTTCTTTCCATATGTTGTAGTGACTTAAAAAACACCCGATTTCCCCGCGAGTTAGTCGCCTTATATGGGGaattagataaataattttatgtACTCTTTGATGCCTTACCTCTTAAGTATAGGATCCCTGTACGCGGGAAAGGGAACAATGCCCATCTTTTCGATATCCTCTTCGGTTAAATTCCTAAGGCATCGTTACCTTGGAGACGATTTTGATATATTTGGTATCTCTTACTGGCCGTCGACTGCGTCGATGGCTTCGTAGTCGAATTTCAGTTCCCTCAGTGCGGAAATcattcgctttcgccgttcCGGTCTCCGTTTTAAATTTATCATATAGATCTTTGGTAAAGAGAACACTGACTAGGTCATAGGCACAATTTCCTCAGAGCTACATGCCTTAGAAAAGCCTAGGTTATCAAAATTGACGCGAGACGGAGGAAGGAAACGAGACACGGGTATTTCACCGGAATCCACTGAACATACAAACAAGTAAGGATACATAAATATTTAGAATTAATAGGAAATCATTACACAGTATCGTCATCTTATAATTTTCGTAATAATGATGGAGTTCTTCCACGGTTTGAAAGTCGTCTATCGCCGGCAACATGTAGCCATATACCTCTTTATTGAGAACATACATTTGAAGTTCTATAAAGGCAAGAATAGAAAAGAGAACCCCcttataattatttaatattCTACTTGAGTTTTTAACAGCCGCTGCAAAAATAAGGAGATCGTCAATGTGGCCTATATATGAAGAGGGAATAGGGAAGAGGGTGAAATTTTCAGAGGCTTCTAGTCTCAGATCAATGAGAATAGTGCTATGGATCATAGGAACGGGAAAACAGCCAATCCGCTCTCGATCCAACGTCGGAATATAGTCATCCGTTCTCTTATAGTAGCCCTAGTAAAGGAGGTCCCTAAAAATCCTAAGCGGAAAATGTTTATCCTACGTTTTCATCCGTTCCACACCAAAAATTCGAATAGGTTTtttcggaattaattcggAGGAGAGGCGCTATGACGGATCTACGatcgaaatattttctaaatgacgtcataaatgaCGAAACTCACTTGTTTTCCGCGATGAGATCGCGAAGAACTCCAGgttcaatcaaaaaattatCGCAATCGACGAACTAGAGGTCGAAAATTATACTGGGGCCCCCTATGAGGTGTTCGAGTGTAGCTACCATTATGTAGTCGGCCCACTGTTGGCGTGCTTTGTCTAAGCTGCGTTGTCTTAGTTTTAATATGTGCACGTATCTCTCTTCGGTCCATTGCAAACGATGCGAATCGTGGAcgatttcgttcgacgattCGTAATCGATGCGATGGTAGAGAGAGCGCGCGCTTTTCGACCAGTGCTCGAGTAGAGCggccgtttcgtcgacgttgtgGTCGGTGTAGATGCTGTGATGCAGTTACGGTAGTGTTAGACTGGTTGGGTTACGGGTGTTCGGATCTACCCTATCGATATTCGGTTTTTCGGATAGTCGATGTTTTCTATGTAGGCTAGGAATTGGGGTAGCACTTGAGCTTGATTGGAAGCGAGTATGGCGATGTAGACGGTTggagaaagtcgtcgatcATTTTCCCAAACGTGCCCTGGCCTTGGCGTTTTCCACGTCGATCCTATTGACGTTCTTGGAGGGCCAAGTGCTTCGCGGGAACAGTCGATAGACGCGAAAATCGCGGAAAGTAGAGAAATCGTGCGTGTCGTCGCCTGCATATCGAGTGCACTGTAGCCCTAGACCCGCAGAGATACTTTGCGCCGGGGAGTTAACATCGAATTAGCTCCGCCAATCGGAGCCTTGTTTATGCAAAGGGACTTCCCCGATGCACTTATAAGGACATGCGCTGCTGCAGCACATTTTCTTTTGCCGAGCCGGGTTAGTGGGTTATCGTCCGAGTCAACGTGCTACGGTATGTGTTTCAGCTTCCTAAAACTACTTGAATTTTTCAAGTGGAGAAGGCGCGACTCGGACTCAGGCTGTCAGTGCTTCCAGTGGCACCAGCATCACTTGAACTTGCGAAAACATCTCCTCGAAGTCAGCGAAGAGATCCGCGATGCTCGGGAAGCGGTGCTCGGGAAATTATCGAAAGACAACGACTGACCGTCTTACGAACTCGAACTCGAATAACTGGCAAGTACGGCGGCGCTGTACGTGGCCGCAGCTAGATTCTATACGTACCGTACGCGTACTGTATACGTACGCTAGTTCGCAATTACTCGTATACTAAGTACTAGTTAGTCGACTTCGTAGTTTTTTGTGAGGGAGGGTGGGTCAATGTCGATGGGCATCCGCGTACAGCCAGACGATACCATTCCTGCACGTGTCGCCACGCCCCCAAGCCTCGGCGGCTGCTCACCAGAGCTAACACGTGAGAgggctgacgtcattttcgagAAGTAGACGAGAACAGGTCCCGGCTAGCGTTAGGTAGCGAGAGCTAAAGCGAAATGGATGCCCTTGTGAAGTCAGTTTGTCGCGATCCCAAGCTGCGAAAGACATATGCCACGGCGCTGCAAGAACAGGACATTCGTTCGCTCGACGATTTAgacggaatcgacgtcgattcgctcgTCTCGCTCGGCTTCAAGGAACGCCACGCGAAAgcgctgaaaaagaagagcggcggcgTCCTACTCAAGATCTGCCTGCACGAGACGCGCAACGTAGTCGGCTGCATACGCACCCATCAAGGCACAAAAATCGAAGAACTGCGAAAACTCATCGAAGCCGACGAAATTCCCGTACAAACAACAAAGTACCAATTCAGCGTCGACAACGATCGCGTTGCCATGACGAGCGCACAAGAAGAAACCTGGGACGTATTCGTTCTAACAAAGGGGAAACCCTCAGGTGAAATCATAGTAATGCCaagtgaaaaagaagaggaaaaaatagATAAAAATAATATCCACGTGATCGAAGATACGGGTAAGAAATATATGTATTTAGTATGTGATTTTATCTTGTCTTAGTAGAAGTACCACCTATATCTCTAAGGCAAAGTGACGACACGTTTTATTCCTATTACGACGATTTAAACTCCTATTATGACGAGCCTCCGTTTTCCGGATCACCTCCGGGAGCGTCGACTCAGTCCGACccggaaacgacgccgcTCAACGTTCCAAAATCCCTCGCCACGTGGCCACCACAACAGGAGAATTTCTACccagaagaaaatgaagaagaagaagaagtggaAGAATTTTCTTATGAGAAGAAAACCGGTGAAAATGCCAATGAAGAAATCGAGTCTCTTTCCCAGCAATTGTCCCAAGACCTCGGCAATTCATGGAACGACTCAACAAAGCACGAATTTCCATCGTTGCCACGACGCCGAACCCCGTCTCCACCCCAAGaatttcatcatcatcatcaaagTCCTCGTATTTCCGCCAAAATAGCTCCTCTCCCGTCTCGAGTCGACTCGAAAGGTCGCTCGAAAACCCAGCTATGGATCGCCAATTTCGACCCgactatgacgtcagaaaaactGCGTCAGCTCGCTGAGCAATTCGGCGAAGTTCTCGGCGTTCAGCTTCACATGAAAGGGCAGATCCCATTCGGTTTCGTTGCGTACGAACGCGAGGAAGACGCCCAGTATGCAACACAAGCGTTGAATGAGTACGTACTTGAAGGCCATCAACTCCGAGTTcaagcggcgacgcgacACAGTCTTACTCTCGATGAACAGGGAGccggaaagaaaaaatcgtcgaaggcgtcgaAAATTCCGATGATTGGATCGTGGAAGACAGCTCGGGTTGTCCAGGAGACGAAACctctgccgccgccgtcacttccgtcatcatcgtcatcgtcattaTTCGGCGGCGGAGTCATGGAACTCGAtttgtcgacgtcaaaaatttgcATTGAAAACGCAGATGAGATTACTTCTCTTCTTAGAATCGATCAGCTGGTGAAACGACGTGGACGAGTTATTGATCGCTCATTCAGCGACGGCCGTTTGCTTGTTGAGTACGAGGATACGATGCAGgcgacggaggcggcggacGCGCTCGACGGTTTCACTCTCGACGGCGTAGAATTAATTGTTCGACAGATAACCGAGTCTCATTCCTCCAGTGATTTCGGTGCCAGGAAGTCAGCGAGTCGATTAGTCGAGAAATCGgggtcttcttcgtcgtcctggGCGACGATTGCGTCGTCTGATAATGTAAATAGGATGCATGAGCGATTTTATATTGTctatcttttttcttttcgtgctTTTGGTCTATAGAGGGAGGAGAAGGTTCTTAGTCGCGTCAAGCGTCTTGTCGATGATCTCGTTCGCGGTGCGAATGTCCAGCACCAATTGGTTGCGACtattcgcgacgaatcggctCTGAAGATTTTGTGCAGCAATTTGATTGACGAGGCGTTGAAGAAGCCGGACTTTGTCGGGCGTCTCATTGTCAAATTGTCGCAATTACAGGTTAGATTTATTAGATCTTAGAGGGAGGTAGTAGATTATGGATTTAGTTTCGTTACGATAATGGAGAAATCGGAAATTTCAGGAGGATAATTTTAAATCAATGTCAACCGCTTTTTTCTAAGTTGACCGAAGATGTAAATAGTTTTTCTCACAGAGCAACCGCGGTAATTTTGGCATCTAAAACGATTTAGACGTGTGTACAACGTTTTGTCTATAGGCTAGTGTATCTAGTTCAAAAGAATTGCGGCTGAAGTATTTTCTATGTTTTTTGGGGACCATGTACAATCAAAGGGTAGGTGTCTGATCGTATTTTTAAAATACTTTCAAGCggttcttccttttctttagtttATTAACGGTAGTATTGCTGTGGAATGCGTCAGATCGTTACTTGAGGCCGAACACCATTCGTGCCTTACTTGTgctattgaatttttagcGATGATTTGGCCTGTAGCTATGCAAGATCCATATAAGGTCAGATCGCTTGTGGCCTCTATTagttttgaaatatttcttttttaggctAGATTTCAAAAATGTGCCGAGGATATGAGTCGAATCGCCGAGCGCCGACCAATTTTGCCTCAGTCAGTAAGAAAGAACCTTCGCAACGTTAGCTCAAAACTACTGTATACAAAGACGTAGAATATAATGTATTTGCATTGGACACGTGCCCAACAACGTGGAGCGCTCCGTCGCCCGTGACGACAATTAGTCCCCAATAATTTTCCTATCACGTGTGCTATGACGTAAGACAAAAGCTCAGACGTGAAAAAACGAGCTCGAATGGACCCCCTACACGCCGCACTGGGCGACGCATCgcccgaaacgacgaacaaCACTGCATCGGACCTCTCCCCAGCGGCGGAAGCCGATTTGTCTCAAAGAACGACGGCTCGCGTAACTCCAGAGTAAATTCCACGAACTCGCGCGCGTGCACCGCACGTACGACGTCTCTTCGCGC
The genomic region above belongs to Oscarella lobularis chromosome 12, ooOscLobu1.1, whole genome shotgun sequence and contains:
- the LOC136193543 gene encoding procollagen galactosyltransferase 1-like translates to MQATTRTISLLSAIFASIDCSREALGPPRTSIGSTWKTPRPGHVWENDRRLSPTVYIAILASNQAQVLPQFLAYIENIDYPKNRISIGIYTDHNVDETAALLEHWSKSARSLYHRIDYESSNEIVHDSHRLQWTEERYVHILKLRQRSLDKARQQWADYIMFVDCDNFLIEPGVLRDLIAENKSVIAPLLRINSEKTYSNFWCGTDENGYYKRTDDYIPTLDRERIGCFPVPMIHSTILIDLRLEASENFTLFPIPSSYIGHIDDLLIFAAAVKNSKLQMYVLNKEVYGYMLPAIDDFQTVEELHHYYENYKMTILLDSGEIPVSRFLPPSRVNFDNLGFSKIYMINLKRRPERRKRMISALRELKFDYEAIDAVDGQNLTEEDIEKMGIVPFPAYRDPILKRRLTRGEIGCFLSHYNIWKEVNEKELQRVLVFEDDLKFEPDFLNNLRTLLEQADDAVPDWDFIYLGRKQVYYQDVEEELVPGADMLVKPNYSYWTLSYLLSLEGARKLLAQDPLKKFLPVDEYIPIMFDTHDNPEWLSAFEPRNLNAYSAEPLLVYPTQYIGDPGYISDTEDAPPVTDNSHEEL
- the LOC136193746 gene encoding uncharacterized protein isoform X1; protein product: MDALVKSVCRDPKLRKTYATALQEQDIRSLDDLDGIDVDSLVSLGFKERHAKALKKKSGGVLLKICLHETRNVVGCIRTHQGTKIEELRKLIEADEIPVQTTKYQFSVDNDRVAMTSAQEETWDVFVLTKGKPSGEIIVMPSEKEEEKIDKNNIHVIEDTVEVPPISLRQSDDTFYSYYDDLNSYYDEPPFSGSPPGASTQSDPETTPLNVPKSLATWPPQQENFYPEENEEEEEVEEFSYEKKTGENANEEIESLSQQLSQDLGNSWNDSTKHEFPSLPRRRTPSPPQEFHHHHQSPRISAKIAPLPSRVDSKGRSKTQLWIANFDPTMTSEKLRQLAEQFGEVLGVQLHMKGQIPFGFVAYEREEDAQYATQALNEYVLEGHQLRVQAATRHSLTLDEQGAGKKKSSKASKIPMIGSWKTARVVQETKPLPPPSLPSSSSSSLFGGGVMELDLSTSKICIENADEITSLLRIDQLVKRRGRVIDRSFSDGRLLVEYEDTMQATEAADALDGFTLDGVELIVRQITESHSSSDFGARKSASRLVEKSGSSSSSWATIASSDNREEKVLSRVKRLVDDLVRGANVQHQLVATIRDESALKILCSNLIDEALKKPDFVGRLIVKLSQLQFRYDNGEIGNFRRIILNQCQPLFSKLTEDVNSFSHRATAASVSSSKELRLKYFLCFLGTMYNQRFINGSIAVECVRSLLEAEHHSCLTCAIEFLAMIWPVAMQDPYKARFQKCAEDMSRIAERRPILPQSVRKNLRNVSSKLLYTKT
- the LOC136193746 gene encoding uncharacterized protein isoform X2 is translated as MDALVKSVCRDPKLRKTYATALQEQDIRSLDDLDGIDVDSLVSLGFKERHAKALKKKSGGVLLKICLHETRNVVGCIRTHQGTKIEELRKLIEADEIPVQTTKYQFSVDNDRVAMTSAQEETWDVFVLTKGKPSGEIIVMPSEKEEEKIDKNNIHVIEDTEVPPISLRQSDDTFYSYYDDLNSYYDEPPFSGSPPGASTQSDPETTPLNVPKSLATWPPQQENFYPEENEEEEEVEEFSYEKKTGENANEEIESLSQQLSQDLGNSWNDSTKHEFPSLPRRRTPSPPQEFHHHHQSPRISAKIAPLPSRVDSKGRSKTQLWIANFDPTMTSEKLRQLAEQFGEVLGVQLHMKGQIPFGFVAYEREEDAQYATQALNEYVLEGHQLRVQAATRHSLTLDEQGAGKKKSSKASKIPMIGSWKTARVVQETKPLPPPSLPSSSSSSLFGGGVMELDLSTSKICIENADEITSLLRIDQLVKRRGRVIDRSFSDGRLLVEYEDTMQATEAADALDGFTLDGVELIVRQITESHSSSDFGARKSASRLVEKSGSSSSSWATIASSDNREEKVLSRVKRLVDDLVRGANVQHQLVATIRDESALKILCSNLIDEALKKPDFVGRLIVKLSQLQFRYDNGEIGNFRRIILNQCQPLFSKLTEDVNSFSHRATAASVSSSKELRLKYFLCFLGTMYNQRFINGSIAVECVRSLLEAEHHSCLTCAIEFLAMIWPVAMQDPYKARFQKCAEDMSRIAERRPILPQSVRKNLRNVSSKLLYTKT